Proteins encoded in a region of the Rhodopirellula halodulae genome:
- a CDS encoding type I polyketide synthase: protein MNPFDNRLTKQPSFCIVNSPERDLSERLAKLSPEQRAALRKRLAKSQSATAAGGSQTKSESGNAKLGASDSAEPIAIVGVSCRFPGAPDLDAYWRVISEGIDATAEIPPERWNVDSLYDPTGQKAGRMSVRRAGMVDGIDQFDPKFFGISPREAARMDPQQRMLLEVSWEAFEVAGIPVSQLAGTSVGAYVGIGGTDYSKVPSTYDGYYQYIDAHVGTGNALSIAANRLSYIMDLRGPSMAIDTACSSSTMAIHLAVQSLRSGECDAALAGGVNAILTPETTIAFSKARMLSPDGQCRPFDADANGYVRGEGCGMLLLKRLRDAERDGDHIWGTILASATNQDGRTSGITAPNGVSQQAVIRAALKEAGIPASRVNYIEAHGTGTPLGDPIEVDALTKVFAGQPGVDPPCYVTSVKANVGHMETVSGVAGIIKLLLMMRHQTIPGQLHLQKLNPRMSLKRSRIVIPSESPAWPVDGEPLVAGVSSFGFGGANTHLVLQQHLSSATVDAGEPKAPPPERTSHVMTLSGKSEQAISQVALRLQQHLESTEDDVLDVAHTMNVGRVHHPQRAAVVFSDEAQLLKQLTSLSEGKKGPGIRSGHTVTSRSTRTAFLFTGQGSQAPGMGRGLYETHGVFREAMNQCDEGLKDLLPKRLLDVLYGDEQDSNLIHQTKYTQPALFAIEYSLAQLWLSWGVKPHVVMGHSVGEFAAACVAGIVTLDDALRLIAHRGRLMGALPEGGGMTAMFESSDVIAEQLRMFCVDDEQTLSIAAENGPQNTVVSGSLTELQEFAGHCEQAGIASKSLQVSHAFHSQLMEPMLDEFRSIAEQCEFQKPRVPLVSNLTGKTLEGTWDADYLCNHIRQAVRFEPSMHALQEMDVDVMLEVGPSPILTGMGRRCLPDSKLTWATSLRSGNDDENTLCEALGDVHCRGAKVNWKAFDQPWKRRRLVLPTYPFDRQRYWLDPSDEIVGDPSRSHASGDALHPLLGRLQPTALQSRLFENALSADSPEFLADHAVQGSVNLPGAAFVETAFAAARQRFGEGHHQVTDASIEQAMFVSKESWKAFQTIVDESLSLEIFSRNRSDDSDTWQRHMSATLVPAEVNEGSEPVAVAAPDELATVGQRYVGGKDHGEFYDLMSQRRLEYGPRFRMLQRVDYSLDEAVGLIQCDEATQNEFAEYVLHPVLGDALMQTFSALVPRPNHDTFSEATYMPTKVGVATVYQAPAGTLRTYGKRTSAGDVLDPEFVEGDVWLVNDRDEVVAEWTGVRVTRVGRAGGEATESLDDALYQLSWEASKEFPAESEGDLGGKQVWVLGDDVTRRDAVVSSLRAQGATVVAGDLQSDWKTLAGEQSDAGPLAAIVSLWAAGDSAEVSDVANQSETLCQLALQQLRSAIVDVPVSSEFRGWWHVTEGAQSSVSGNARNMETTQLTQSSLWGMVRVGMMELADLKPALVDLDPQQSAAQNASLLASELVNADGEDHVLFRGGERLVGRLAKRQLPQSTDGDTAITIPAQPHRLRFRQTGSFDSLYFEPMEREEPIGNEVEIRIAAAGLNFSDVLKVMGLYPGITDKVVPLGIECSGTVTAVGPDAKRFEVGDSVMGVAPFAFGSHAKTPEYTLVKRPAGMDDVDAATIPIAFLTAWYGLVHLADVQPGERVLIHAGAGGVGLAATQIAQLLGAEVIATAGSDEKREFLRGCGVKHVFNSRTTQFADDIRRTFGGEGVDVVLNSLPGDAIPKSLGVLNAYGRFLEIGKTDIYQDRKVGLLPFQDNLSYHAIDLDRVLRQRPTKIEKLWNELSEKVDSGELQPIACTEFDQTEMVETFRYMAQRKNIGKVITRMATGVDLDSGESESSTQTELGSVLITGGTGAIGLKLAQRLVEDGHRSLALLSRREPSAEVASAIDSIRASADSVNIEVVQGDVGRLESLQAALTSLPATMPPIRHVYHAAGVLRDGLLMDMTDEQLRVPFQPKVQGGWNLHEATKNLPLESFVMFSSIAACLGSPGQANYAAANSFLDGLADYRRGMGLPATSIAWGPWAESGMAATEDRSSQLQSRGMRLLPAEACFETMQEVVDAGDRYVAVMDVDWPAMIQSMRRTRPFFAEFADQATADSERSTDQVDHEFRGQIAGLNEDDRSERLREYFATELARLMGWEAEQIDVKQKLSELGMDSLIAMELKNNLEQRLAITIPMSALVESPSINSLVSHVVSQFGDGDGSKATDKTTAKGSGKQEASALIVPLKSDGNRSPWLCVHPLGGSSACYLDFSQQVDEDQPVYALVGGGSDGVSEPPTSLDSMMREYVGLVEQHFADDELRLIGWSAGGVFALELARRLEEAGRENISVSLLDTPLPSIYRNVDPNDDVQFVADLIQFSNAFSGTDMHLTSDELEDVRGTDRIWQRVLEEAQRAGVLSQSASPEMVRKLIDTSRQHVKFIKGYQINPKSPSVQLILPESTTALESSSGENWTDHLDWSTRLASEVRSEQTSGDHFSMLTGEHARELAKRMEQHAAAH, encoded by the coding sequence GTGAATCCGTTCGACAACCGCCTGACCAAACAACCCAGCTTCTGCATCGTGAATTCGCCCGAACGTGATCTTTCCGAACGACTCGCAAAGCTCTCTCCGGAACAAAGAGCGGCCCTGCGAAAACGACTGGCCAAATCGCAAAGTGCCACGGCCGCGGGCGGATCACAAACCAAGAGCGAAAGCGGAAATGCGAAACTGGGAGCGAGTGATTCCGCCGAACCGATTGCCATCGTGGGCGTGTCGTGCCGCTTCCCCGGTGCACCGGATCTGGATGCGTATTGGCGAGTGATCTCAGAAGGCATTGATGCCACGGCCGAAATCCCGCCCGAACGATGGAACGTGGATTCGCTCTATGATCCGACCGGTCAAAAAGCGGGGCGGATGTCGGTGCGTCGTGCCGGCATGGTCGATGGCATCGACCAATTTGATCCTAAGTTCTTTGGCATCTCACCACGCGAAGCGGCTCGGATGGACCCGCAGCAACGGATGCTGTTGGAAGTCAGTTGGGAGGCATTTGAAGTCGCAGGTATTCCCGTCAGCCAATTAGCGGGCACTTCGGTCGGTGCCTACGTCGGCATCGGTGGGACGGACTATTCGAAGGTGCCATCGACCTACGATGGTTACTACCAATACATCGATGCCCACGTCGGAACGGGCAACGCGTTGTCCATTGCTGCCAACCGGTTGTCATACATCATGGATCTTCGCGGTCCCAGTATGGCGATTGATACGGCGTGTTCATCGTCGACCATGGCGATTCACTTGGCGGTGCAGAGTCTCCGATCGGGCGAATGCGATGCGGCGCTGGCCGGCGGAGTGAACGCGATCCTGACTCCTGAGACAACGATCGCGTTTTCGAAGGCTCGCATGTTGTCGCCGGATGGTCAGTGCCGACCATTCGACGCCGATGCCAACGGTTACGTTCGCGGCGAAGGTTGCGGCATGCTGTTGCTGAAACGTTTGCGTGACGCGGAACGCGACGGCGACCACATTTGGGGAACCATTCTTGCCAGCGCCACCAACCAAGATGGTCGCACCAGCGGGATCACTGCGCCCAACGGCGTTTCTCAACAAGCGGTCATTCGCGCGGCTCTCAAGGAAGCCGGTATTCCCGCTTCGCGAGTCAACTACATCGAGGCACATGGCACCGGAACGCCTCTGGGAGATCCCATCGAAGTTGACGCGCTGACCAAGGTGTTTGCAGGGCAACCCGGCGTCGATCCGCCATGTTATGTCACCAGCGTCAAAGCCAACGTCGGTCACATGGAAACGGTCTCGGGTGTGGCTGGCATCATCAAGTTGTTGCTGATGATGCGACATCAAACCATTCCTGGACAGCTTCACTTGCAGAAACTGAATCCGCGAATGTCGCTCAAACGTTCGCGAATCGTGATCCCCAGTGAATCACCCGCTTGGCCGGTGGATGGAGAACCCTTGGTCGCTGGGGTGAGCTCGTTTGGTTTTGGAGGTGCGAATACGCACTTGGTGTTGCAGCAGCATCTCTCGTCCGCAACGGTGGATGCGGGCGAACCCAAGGCACCACCGCCAGAGAGAACCAGTCATGTCATGACGCTCAGCGGAAAAAGTGAACAAGCGATTTCCCAAGTCGCCTTGCGATTGCAGCAGCATCTAGAAAGCACCGAAGACGACGTGCTGGATGTCGCTCACACGATGAACGTGGGACGTGTGCATCATCCGCAACGTGCGGCCGTCGTCTTTTCCGATGAAGCTCAACTGCTCAAGCAATTGACGTCGCTGAGTGAAGGAAAGAAAGGCCCCGGAATCCGAAGTGGCCACACGGTCACCAGTCGATCGACTCGCACCGCGTTCTTGTTCACCGGCCAAGGGTCGCAAGCTCCCGGGATGGGGCGTGGGCTGTATGAAACGCACGGCGTTTTTCGCGAGGCGATGAACCAATGCGACGAAGGGTTGAAAGACCTGCTGCCCAAACGTTTGTTGGACGTCTTGTATGGCGATGAACAGGACTCAAATCTGATTCATCAAACGAAGTACACCCAACCGGCTTTGTTCGCGATCGAATACTCGTTGGCACAGCTTTGGTTGTCTTGGGGCGTGAAGCCGCACGTCGTCATGGGGCACAGCGTGGGCGAATTCGCGGCTGCTTGTGTCGCAGGCATTGTCACTTTGGACGACGCGTTGCGGCTCATCGCTCATCGAGGTCGTTTGATGGGAGCCTTGCCGGAGGGCGGCGGCATGACGGCCATGTTTGAATCGTCCGATGTGATTGCCGAACAATTGCGGATGTTCTGCGTCGATGATGAGCAAACACTGTCGATCGCCGCGGAGAATGGGCCTCAGAATACGGTCGTTTCCGGTTCTTTGACTGAGTTGCAGGAGTTCGCCGGTCACTGCGAGCAAGCCGGAATCGCATCGAAGTCGCTGCAGGTGTCTCACGCATTTCATTCGCAATTGATGGAACCGATGCTGGATGAGTTTCGATCCATCGCAGAGCAATGCGAGTTCCAGAAGCCCCGCGTTCCGCTGGTCAGTAACCTGACCGGCAAGACGCTTGAGGGCACGTGGGATGCGGATTATTTGTGCAACCACATTCGCCAAGCGGTTCGGTTTGAACCGAGCATGCATGCTTTGCAAGAAATGGATGTTGACGTGATGCTCGAGGTTGGGCCCTCTCCGATCTTGACCGGCATGGGACGTCGTTGTTTGCCTGATTCGAAGTTGACTTGGGCCACGTCATTGCGATCCGGAAACGATGACGAAAACACGCTCTGCGAAGCACTTGGGGATGTGCACTGTCGAGGAGCCAAGGTTAATTGGAAGGCGTTTGATCAGCCGTGGAAACGTCGGCGATTGGTGTTGCCGACTTATCCGTTTGATCGACAACGGTATTGGTTGGATCCATCCGACGAAATTGTGGGGGATCCGTCACGGAGTCATGCGTCCGGTGATGCGTTGCATCCGTTGCTGGGGCGACTGCAACCGACGGCTCTTCAAAGTCGTCTGTTTGAAAATGCGTTGTCGGCCGATTCGCCCGAGTTCTTGGCCGATCACGCGGTGCAGGGTTCTGTCAATTTGCCGGGAGCGGCGTTTGTGGAAACTGCCTTCGCCGCTGCACGACAACGGTTCGGCGAGGGCCATCACCAAGTGACGGACGCATCGATTGAACAGGCGATGTTCGTCAGCAAGGAAAGTTGGAAAGCGTTCCAGACCATCGTTGACGAAAGCCTTTCGCTGGAGATTTTTTCTCGCAATCGATCCGACGATTCGGACACCTGGCAACGCCACATGTCAGCAACGCTGGTGCCCGCCGAAGTAAATGAGGGATCAGAGCCCGTCGCGGTCGCGGCTCCCGACGAGTTGGCAACGGTCGGTCAACGTTATGTCGGGGGCAAGGATCACGGCGAATTTTACGACCTGATGTCGCAACGGCGATTGGAATACGGGCCGCGTTTTCGAATGCTGCAGCGAGTGGATTATTCCTTGGATGAAGCCGTCGGTTTGATCCAATGTGATGAAGCAACGCAGAACGAGTTCGCAGAATACGTTTTGCATCCCGTGCTCGGCGATGCGTTGATGCAAACGTTTTCTGCGTTGGTGCCTCGCCCCAACCATGACACGTTCAGCGAAGCCACTTACATGCCGACGAAGGTTGGTGTGGCCACGGTGTACCAAGCCCCCGCGGGAACGCTGCGGACCTACGGCAAACGAACTTCCGCCGGCGACGTCTTGGATCCGGAGTTCGTGGAAGGCGACGTGTGGCTGGTCAATGATCGCGATGAGGTGGTCGCGGAATGGACCGGAGTGCGAGTGACTCGCGTTGGGCGTGCTGGTGGCGAGGCCACGGAGTCGCTCGACGATGCGTTGTATCAGCTATCTTGGGAAGCATCGAAGGAATTTCCGGCTGAATCGGAGGGCGATCTTGGCGGAAAACAAGTGTGGGTGCTTGGTGACGATGTCACGCGTCGCGATGCGGTCGTTTCGAGCTTGCGAGCACAGGGCGCGACGGTCGTCGCTGGCGATCTCCAGAGCGATTGGAAAACGCTCGCGGGTGAACAGTCAGACGCGGGGCCGTTGGCTGCGATCGTTTCGCTGTGGGCCGCTGGCGATTCGGCGGAAGTTTCTGACGTGGCGAATCAATCGGAAACGCTTTGCCAATTGGCATTGCAACAACTTCGCTCCGCGATCGTCGACGTCCCCGTCTCAAGCGAATTTCGTGGGTGGTGGCATGTCACCGAAGGTGCACAATCTAGCGTTTCGGGGAATGCACGCAACATGGAAACGACGCAATTGACGCAGTCGTCTCTGTGGGGAATGGTTCGTGTTGGCATGATGGAACTCGCCGACCTGAAGCCGGCTTTGGTGGATTTGGATCCGCAACAATCAGCAGCCCAGAACGCCTCCTTGCTTGCCTCGGAACTGGTGAACGCAGATGGCGAAGACCACGTGCTATTTCGCGGTGGGGAACGACTGGTCGGTCGATTGGCGAAACGGCAGTTGCCGCAGTCAACCGATGGTGACACCGCGATCACCATCCCGGCTCAACCGCACCGTTTGCGTTTCCGTCAAACCGGTAGTTTTGATTCACTGTACTTCGAGCCGATGGAACGCGAGGAGCCGATCGGAAACGAGGTCGAGATTCGTATCGCCGCCGCTGGTTTGAACTTCAGCGACGTGTTGAAAGTGATGGGGCTGTATCCCGGGATCACTGACAAAGTGGTTCCATTGGGGATCGAGTGCTCTGGGACGGTGACGGCGGTCGGTCCCGATGCCAAGCGTTTCGAAGTGGGGGATTCCGTGATGGGAGTCGCTCCGTTTGCATTTGGTTCTCATGCGAAGACGCCCGAGTACACGTTGGTCAAAAGGCCAGCCGGAATGGACGACGTGGATGCGGCGACGATTCCCATCGCGTTTTTAACGGCGTGGTACGGCTTGGTGCATTTGGCCGATGTTCAACCCGGTGAGAGAGTCTTGATTCACGCCGGTGCAGGCGGCGTTGGATTGGCTGCGACCCAGATCGCTCAATTGTTGGGGGCAGAAGTCATCGCGACCGCGGGCAGCGACGAGAAACGTGAATTTTTGCGTGGCTGCGGCGTGAAGCACGTCTTCAATTCACGGACGACTCAGTTTGCCGATGACATTCGACGTACCTTTGGCGGCGAAGGAGTCGATGTTGTCCTGAACTCGCTTCCCGGTGATGCGATTCCTAAGAGCTTGGGCGTGCTGAATGCCTACGGACGGTTCTTGGAGATCGGCAAGACGGACATCTACCAAGACCGCAAAGTCGGTTTGCTTCCCTTTCAGGACAATTTGTCATATCACGCCATCGACTTGGACCGTGTGCTTCGCCAACGTCCGACAAAGATTGAAAAGTTGTGGAACGAGCTGTCGGAGAAGGTTGACTCGGGCGAACTGCAACCGATTGCCTGCACCGAATTCGATCAAACCGAAATGGTCGAAACTTTCCGCTACATGGCGCAGCGAAAGAATATCGGCAAAGTCATCACGCGGATGGCGACCGGGGTGGATCTTGATTCGGGTGAGTCGGAATCCTCGACGCAAACGGAATTAGGATCGGTGTTGATCACCGGCGGAACGGGAGCGATCGGGCTCAAGCTGGCTCAACGACTGGTGGAAGATGGGCACCGCAGTTTGGCATTGCTGTCACGCCGGGAACCATCCGCCGAAGTTGCGTCGGCGATTGATTCCATTCGAGCGTCAGCGGACAGCGTCAACATCGAGGTGGTGCAAGGAGACGTCGGTCGGCTGGAATCGCTTCAGGCGGCTCTGACCAGCCTGCCAGCAACGATGCCTCCGATTCGCCATGTCTATCACGCTGCGGGAGTGCTTCGTGATGGATTGCTGATGGACATGACCGACGAACAACTGCGAGTGCCGTTCCAGCCCAAGGTTCAGGGTGGATGGAACTTGCATGAGGCGACAAAAAACCTGCCTCTGGAATCATTTGTGATGTTCTCGTCCATCGCTGCGTGTTTGGGTTCGCCCGGACAAGCCAACTACGCTGCGGCGAATAGTTTTCTGGATGGACTGGCAGATTACCGACGGGGAATGGGTTTGCCAGCGACCAGCATCGCTTGGGGGCCCTGGGCGGAATCGGGAATGGCAGCGACCGAAGATCGCTCGTCGCAGTTGCAGTCTCGTGGCATGCGGTTGCTTCCCGCGGAAGCCTGTTTCGAAACCATGCAGGAAGTCGTCGATGCTGGTGATCGCTATGTCGCCGTGATGGACGTCGATTGGCCGGCGATGATTCAGAGCATGCGTCGCACCCGACCGTTCTTCGCTGAGTTTGCTGATCAAGCAACAGCGGACTCGGAACGTTCGACAGATCAGGTCGATCATGAATTCCGGGGACAGATTGCAGGGCTCAATGAGGACGACCGATCCGAGCGTTTGCGGGAGTACTTTGCGACGGAGCTGGCTCGTCTGATGGGATGGGAAGCCGAGCAAATTGACGTCAAGCAAAAGCTGAGCGAGTTGGGGATGGACTCGTTGATCGCGATGGAACTGAAGAACAACCTCGAACAACGCTTGGCGATCACGATCCCGATGTCAGCTTTGGTGGAATCTCCTTCGATCAACAGTTTGGTGTCACATGTCGTGTCTCAGTTTGGTGACGGCGACGGTTCCAAGGCGACCGACAAAACGACTGCGAAGGGATCCGGAAAGCAAGAAGCGTCGGCTTTGATTGTTCCTTTGAAGTCTGACGGGAACCGGTCGCCTTGGTTGTGTGTGCACCCGTTGGGTGGTTCATCCGCGTGCTACCTCGATTTCTCTCAGCAAGTGGACGAGGATCAACCCGTGTACGCGTTGGTGGGTGGTGGATCCGATGGCGTCAGCGAACCGCCAACGTCGTTGGATTCGATGATGCGCGAGTATGTTGGTCTCGTTGAACAACACTTTGCCGACGATGAACTGAGATTGATCGGTTGGTCCGCCGGCGGCGTGTTCGCTTTGGAGTTGGCTCGTCGTTTAGAAGAAGCGGGCCGCGAAAATATTTCGGTCAGTTTGCTCGACACGCCTTTGCCGTCGATCTATCGCAACGTGGATCCCAACGATGACGTTCAGTTCGTCGCTGATCTGATCCAATTTTCCAATGCGTTCTCAGGAACGGATATGCACCTGACCTCGGACGAACTGGAAGATGTTCGAGGCACGGACCGCATTTGGCAACGCGTGTTGGAAGAGGCTCAACGTGCTGGAGTACTGAGTCAATCCGCGTCCCCGGAGATGGTCCGCAAGTTGATCGACACCAGCCGGCAACATGTGAAGTTCATCAAGGGGTACCAGATCAATCCAAAGAGTCCTTCGGTGCAATTGATCTTGCCCGAAAGCACGACGGCTTTGGAAAGCTCATCTGGGGAGAACTGGACTGACCACCTGGATTGGTCGACGCGATTGGCCAGTGAAGTTCGCAGTGAGCAGACCAGCGGGGATCACTTCTCGATGCTGACAGGCGAACACGCTCGGGAATTGGCGAAACGGATGGAGCAACACGCGGCGGCCCACTGA
- a CDS encoding response regulator transcription factor — translation MQNRLLLVEDDPHLAAMVCDFLHENGFEVEIENDGELAAKRIVHDRFDAVVLDIGLPGMNGIDVCREVRRQFNGPILILTARGEEIDEVVALEVGADDFMSKPVRPRALLARLKNHLRKSDSQMLEEDQIVVGDLIVHPAKRQVTIAGTTVDMTTAEFDLIEYLAIRAGSVVARKDIYVDLLGLPYDGLDRSIDLRVSRVRRKLGDDPNQPTRIKSVRGVGYLMAK, via the coding sequence ATGCAGAATCGACTGTTACTAGTCGAAGACGATCCCCATTTGGCAGCGATGGTCTGTGACTTTCTTCATGAAAACGGTTTCGAAGTCGAAATCGAAAACGATGGAGAGTTAGCCGCCAAACGAATTGTCCACGACCGCTTTGATGCGGTTGTGCTGGACATCGGTTTACCCGGAATGAACGGGATCGATGTGTGCCGCGAGGTACGCCGTCAATTCAACGGTCCGATTCTGATCCTGACTGCTCGTGGCGAAGAAATCGACGAAGTGGTCGCGTTGGAAGTGGGGGCCGACGACTTCATGAGCAAACCGGTTCGGCCGCGTGCATTGCTTGCGCGGCTCAAGAACCACCTTCGAAAATCGGATTCGCAAATGCTAGAGGAAGATCAAATTGTCGTTGGCGATCTGATCGTTCATCCCGCAAAACGCCAAGTCACCATCGCTGGCACCACCGTCGACATGACCACCGCGGAGTTTGACTTGATTGAATACCTGGCGATTCGTGCCGGATCGGTCGTGGCCCGCAAAGACATCTACGTCGATTTGCTGGGATTACCGTATGACGGTTTGGATCGATCCATCGACCTGCGAGTCTCTCGGGTTCGTCGCAAACTCGGGGACGATCCCAACCAACCCACGCGAATCAAATCCGTTCGCGGGGTGGGTTACCTGATGGCGAAGTGA
- a CDS encoding ATP-binding protein: MNRRSLTCPNGHHLRAAGALAGKTLPCPKCQAMVTIPMEEPVMPSMNSTAPRDPLSDTGVMRILGVADVAPGSQSATKETVAETTESRRPCPRCEFLVSEQSTVCPQCSCYMGMLPRFFRSLLPSNRSA, encoded by the coding sequence ATGAATCGAAGATCACTGACCTGTCCGAACGGGCATCATTTGCGAGCCGCTGGGGCGCTGGCGGGGAAAACTCTTCCCTGTCCCAAATGCCAAGCGATGGTCACCATCCCGATGGAGGAACCAGTTATGCCGTCCATGAACAGCACTGCACCGCGGGATCCCCTGTCAGACACCGGGGTGATGCGAATCTTGGGCGTGGCCGATGTCGCTCCCGGTTCACAGTCCGCTACCAAGGAAACGGTCGCCGAGACAACCGAATCAAGACGCCCCTGCCCAAGGTGTGAATTCCTCGTCAGTGAACAAAGCACCGTGTGCCCGCAGTGTTCCTGCTACATGGGGATGCTGCCGCGATTCTTTCGATCGTTGCTGCCCA